The Tepidibacter aestuarii genome contains a region encoding:
- a CDS encoding small, acid-soluble spore protein, alpha/beta type: MEKNKKKKIVTENDIMKYEIASEIGLMDKINENGWAGLTAKEAGRIGGMLTARKKNKKKK, encoded by the coding sequence ATGGAAAAAAATAAAAAGAAGAAAATAGTTACAGAAAATGATATAATGAAATATGAAATTGCCAGTGAAATAGGACTTATGGATAAAATAAATGAAAACGGCTGGGCAGGGCTTACAGCAAAGGAAGCTGGAAGAATTGGTGGAATGCTTACAGCTAGGAAAAAAAATAAGAAAAAGAAATAG
- a CDS encoding class I SAM-dependent DNA methyltransferase: protein MQYKDFAFIYDNLMDNVDYDKWVDYVEEIIKKEDVQVKNILELACGTGNLTIPFAKKNYDILGIDISEDMLSVAREKCIDEGIEVVFLNQDMTELDFEVYNLDCVLCACDGFNYILEDEDIQSIFDNVYGLLKKKGVFIFDISSYNKLSNILGNNTFGENREDITYIWENYFDDESNMVEMDLAFFTRNGEYYQKFEETHYQRAYKNDEIINMLQNTGFDYIKVYRDFTFLDADEETERVFFVCKK, encoded by the coding sequence ATGCAGTATAAAGATTTCGCATTCATATACGATAATTTAATGGACAATGTAGACTATGATAAATGGGTAGATTATGTAGAAGAAATAATAAAAAAAGAAGATGTACAGGTAAAGAATATACTAGAACTTGCATGTGGGACGGGGAATTTAACTATTCCTTTTGCTAAAAAAAATTACGACATTTTAGGAATTGATATATCTGAGGATATGCTTAGCGTAGCAAGAGAAAAATGTATAGACGAAGGTATAGAAGTTGTATTTTTAAATCAAGATATGACTGAGCTAGATTTTGAAGTTTATAATTTAGATTGTGTTCTATGTGCATGCGATGGATTTAATTATATATTAGAAGATGAAGACATACAAAGTATATTCGATAATGTATATGGATTGCTTAAGAAAAAAGGTGTATTTATATTTGATATAAGTTCATATAATAAACTATCAAATATTCTTGGAAACAATACTTTTGGTGAAAATAGAGAAGATATAACCTATATTTGGGAGAATTATTTTGATGATGAGAGTAATATGGTAGAGATGGACTTAGCTTTCTTTACACGAAATGGAGAATATTATCAAAAGTTTGAAGAAACCCATTACCAAAGGGCTTATAAGAATGATGAAATAATAAATATGCTGCAAAATACAGGATTTGATTATATTAAAGTGTATAGAGATTTTACTTTTTTAGATGCAGATGAAGAAACCGAGAGAGTATTTTTTGTGTGTAAAAAATAA
- a CDS encoding aspartate-semialdehyde dehydrogenase produces MKKVNVAIVGATGMVGRTFLKILKERNFPIENLYLLASKKSAGDVINFNGKDYIIEELTENSFDKDIDIALFSAGGEISKKFAPIAKEKGVIVVDNSSMWRMHADVPLVVPEVNPEDVKKHNGIIANPNCSTIQAVVPLKNLHDKFGIKRVVYSTYQAVSGSGVKGISDLTEGIKGNENKLYPHPIAYNALPHIDVFMDNGYTKEEMKMINETKKILNDHTIKITATTVRIPVMYSHSESVNVEFEKEFDLKEVFDVLNATDGVVVVDDPKNNEYPLALDAEGKDEVFVGRIRRDFSLDNGINMWVVADNIRKGAATNTVQIAELLLKYNLV; encoded by the coding sequence ATGAAAAAAGTAAACGTTGCGATAGTTGGAGCAACAGGAATGGTAGGAAGAACATTTTTAAAAATCTTAAAAGAAAGAAATTTTCCTATAGAGAACCTATATTTATTAGCGTCTAAGAAATCTGCTGGTGACGTTATTAATTTTAATGGAAAAGACTACATAATAGAAGAATTAACGGAAAATTCATTTGACAAGGATATAGATATCGCTTTATTCTCTGCCGGAGGAGAAATTAGTAAGAAATTTGCTCCAATAGCTAAAGAAAAAGGTGTTATAGTAGTAGACAATAGCAGTATGTGGAGAATGCATGCTGATGTGCCTTTAGTTGTTCCAGAGGTTAATCCAGAGGACGTAAAAAAACACAATGGTATAATAGCAAATCCAAACTGCTCTACTATTCAAGCAGTAGTACCTTTAAAAAATCTTCACGATAAGTTTGGTATAAAGAGAGTAGTATACTCAACATATCAAGCAGTTTCTGGTTCTGGTGTTAAAGGTATATCTGATTTAACAGAAGGTATAAAAGGAAATGAAAACAAATTATATCCTCACCCTATAGCTTACAATGCATTACCTCATATAGATGTATTTATGGATAATGGTTATACAAAAGAAGAGATGAAGATGATAAATGAAACAAAAAAAATACTAAATGACCATACTATAAAAATAACAGCTACAACTGTAAGAATACCAGTAATGTATTCTCATAGTGAATCTGTTAACGTTGAATTTGAAAAAGAGTTTGACCTTAAAGAAGTATTTGATGTTTTAAACGCTACAGATGGAGTTGTTGTTGTAGATGATCCTAAAAATAACGAATATCCTCTTGCATTAGATGCTGAAGGAAAAGACGAAGTATTCGTAGGTAGAATAAGAAGAGACTTCAGTTTAGATAATGGTATCAACATGTGGGTTGTTGCTGACAATATAAGAAAAGGAGCTGCAACTAACACAGTTCAAATAGCTGAGCTTTTATTAAAATATAATTTAGTATAG
- a CDS encoding amidohydrolase: protein MNIRADVGVLNNIVYKHRNSLNKIGELGMKEYKTSKYIKDYLDILGIEYEIYLETAVVGIIKGKKAKKNIAFRADMDALNIDGQIKHLCGHDGHMSILLGFIEYLNINKDKLLDNIIFIFQPAEESPGGALPLIKEGVLDKYKVDEIYGLHIYPEIDEGFIGVKPSHFLAQTGEIDIEIVGRGGHGAMPQNAIDSIMIASNFINTIQSIVSRNIRPLDEGVLSIGKIEGGSRRNIIAESVKLEGTIRAFKQEVYDKIKQRVFDIACGFEKSFDCSININIKDDYPAVNNDEELFYELKEAIDDKYIKILEPLMISEDFSYYQQQVKGLFFMLGARNIDKEFISGLHHIKFNFDEKILLNGINTYVELLKYKGALSE, encoded by the coding sequence ATGAACATAAGAGCAGATGTTGGAGTGCTAAATAACATTGTATATAAGCACAGAAATAGCTTAAATAAAATAGGAGAATTAGGAATGAAGGAGTATAAAACATCTAAATATATAAAAGATTATTTAGATATTCTAGGAATAGAATATGAAATATATTTAGAAACAGCGGTAGTTGGTATTATAAAAGGAAAAAAAGCTAAAAAAAATATAGCTTTTAGAGCAGATATGGATGCTTTAAATATAGATGGGCAAATAAAACATCTTTGTGGCCATGATGGACATATGAGTATACTTTTAGGTTTTATAGAGTATTTAAACATTAATAAAGATAAATTACTGGATAATATAATCTTTATTTTTCAACCTGCAGAAGAATCTCCCGGTGGGGCACTACCGTTAATAAAAGAAGGTGTTTTAGATAAATATAAGGTTGATGAAATATATGGACTTCATATATATCCTGAAATAGATGAAGGTTTTATAGGTGTTAAACCTTCTCATTTTTTAGCACAAACAGGTGAAATAGATATTGAAATAGTAGGTAGAGGAGGCCATGGCGCCATGCCTCAAAATGCTATTGATTCAATAATGATAGCTTCAAATTTTATAAACACTATACAGAGTATAGTATCTAGGAATATAAGACCTCTTGATGAAGGCGTATTGAGCATTGGGAAAATAGAAGGTGGAAGTAGAAGAAATATAATAGCTGAGAGTGTGAAACTTGAAGGTACTATAAGGGCATTTAAGCAAGAAGTATATGACAAAATAAAGCAAAGGGTTTTTGATATAGCATGTGGATTTGAAAAATCTTTTGATTGTAGTATAAATATAAATATAAAGGATGATTATCCTGCTGTTAACAATGATGAAGAACTATTCTATGAATTAAAAGAAGCTATTGATGATAAATATATAAAAATACTTGAACCATTAATGATATCTGAGGATTTCTCTTATTACCAACAACAGGTTAAAGGTCTGTTTTTTATGTTAGGCGCTAGAAATATTGATAAAGAGTTTATAAGTGGACTTCACCATATAAAATTTAACTTTGATGAAAAGATACTTTTAAATGGTATAAACACATATGTAGAATTACTAAAGTATAAAGGTGCTTTATCAGAATAA
- the hslO gene encoding Hsp33 family molecular chaperone HslO: MKNYIIRASAGNHSIRAFAAYTTDMVETARKIHNTTPVASAALGRTLTATSMMGVMMKNENDKLTVQIKGDGPLGNIVIVSNSKGMVKGYVSNPFADVPPKYAGKLDVGAAVGTQGTITVIKDLGLKKPYIGSYPLVNGEIAEDFTAYFAYSEQQPSAIALGVLVDTDYSVKASGGFIIQLLPDASEESIQMLEKNLSNMKPISTLIAEGKMPEDILDIVLADLDHEILDKYEVGFECDCSKERFERALISIGKKDLEEILETDRKAELTCHFCNTSHQFEEVDLKKLIDSI, from the coding sequence ATGAAAAATTACATAATTAGAGCGAGTGCTGGAAATCACAGCATAAGAGCTTTTGCTGCATATACTACTGATATGGTAGAGACTGCTAGAAAGATACATAATACAACTCCAGTTGCAAGTGCTGCACTTGGAAGAACTTTAACTGCTACATCTATGATGGGTGTTATGATGAAAAATGAAAATGATAAATTAACAGTTCAGATAAAAGGAGATGGACCTTTAGGCAATATAGTTATAGTTAGTAATTCAAAAGGGATGGTAAAGGGATATGTATCAAATCCTTTTGCTGACGTTCCTCCTAAGTATGCTGGTAAACTTGATGTTGGAGCTGCTGTTGGAACACAAGGAACTATAACTGTTATAAAGGATTTAGGTCTTAAGAAGCCATATATAGGCTCGTATCCTTTAGTAAATGGAGAAATAGCAGAAGACTTTACTGCATATTTTGCATATTCAGAGCAGCAGCCATCTGCAATAGCTTTAGGAGTACTTGTTGATACGGACTATTCTGTAAAAGCATCTGGTGGATTTATAATTCAGCTTCTTCCTGATGCTAGTGAGGAAAGTATACAGATGTTAGAGAAAAATCTATCTAATATGAAGCCTATATCAACTTTAATAGCTGAAGGAAAAATGCCAGAAGATATATTGGATATAGTACTTGCAGATCTTGATCATGAGATACTTGATAAATATGAAGTTGGATTTGAGTGTGATTGTAGCAAGGAAAGATTTGAAAGAGCATTGATTAGTATAGGGAAGAAGGACTTAGAGGAGATACTTGAAACTGATAGAAAAGCAGAACTTACTTGCCACTTCTGTAATACAAGTCATCAGTTTGAAGAGGTAGATTTAAAGAAACTTATAGATAGTATATAA
- the dapA gene encoding 4-hydroxy-tetrahydrodipicolinate synthase, with translation MLFKGSGVALVTPFKNGGIDFEKLAEIIEYHIKEGTDAFIVCGTTGEASTMTDEEQIETIKFVIDKTNKRIPVIAGTGSNNTAHTIHLSQKAEELGADGLLVITPYYNKSTQKGLISHFNAVADAVNIPIIVYNVPGRTGVNIKPSTLAQIATHKNIVAVKEASGDISQVAEMARVCPDGFGIYSGNDDMILPLLSLGGSGVISVVANICPKDTHDLVAKYFDGDIEGSRKLQLDMKALIDALFIEVNPIPVKTAMNLLGFDMGELRLPLVDMDDCNLSVLKKELTNYGFKL, from the coding sequence ATGCTATTTAAAGGTTCTGGTGTTGCTTTGGTTACCCCATTTAAAAATGGAGGAATAGATTTTGAAAAATTAGCAGAAATTATAGAATACCATATTAAAGAAGGAACAGATGCATTTATAGTATGTGGAACTACTGGTGAAGCATCTACAATGACAGATGAAGAGCAAATCGAAACTATAAAATTCGTGATAGATAAAACAAATAAAAGAATACCAGTTATAGCAGGGACTGGTTCTAACAATACAGCCCATACTATACACCTTAGCCAAAAAGCTGAGGAATTAGGAGCTGATGGACTTTTAGTTATAACTCCTTATTACAATAAGTCTACTCAAAAAGGCCTTATTTCTCACTTCAATGCTGTAGCTGATGCTGTTAATATTCCTATAATTGTTTATAACGTTCCGGGAAGAACAGGCGTTAATATAAAACCTTCTACTCTAGCTCAAATAGCTACACACAAAAACATAGTAGCTGTTAAAGAAGCTAGCGGAGACATATCTCAAGTTGCTGAGATGGCAAGAGTTTGTCCTGATGGATTTGGAATATACTCTGGAAATGACGATATGATTCTACCTCTATTATCTCTTGGAGGATCTGGTGTTATATCTGTTGTTGCAAATATATGTCCAAAAGATACTCATGATTTAGTAGCTAAATACTTTGATGGAGATATCGAGGGTTCTAGAAAGCTTCAATTGGATATGAAAGCTTTAATAGATGCATTGTTTATAGAAGTAAATCCTATACCAGTTAAAACAGCTATGAATTTATTAGGATTTGACATGGGTGAACTTAGACTTCCACTGGTAGATATGGATGATTGTAATTTAAGCGTATTAAAGAAAGAATTAACAAACTACGGATTCAAATTATAG